The Flavobacterium jumunjinense genome includes a region encoding these proteins:
- a CDS encoding peptidase domain-containing ABC transporter produces the protein MKLIRQYDKMDCGPSCLGMIANAYGKDISLNSLREKCHITKEGVSLLGIDEAAKEMGFDTFSASLNLEELKKIEYHNYPCILHWNNNHFVVLRGFDKKNIFSRKKRWQIADPGHGFIELNDEKFQKSWLGENETGIAFFLKPKEKFFNTEFKQPEKISLKFFVKYFKEHKKKLGIVFLLMLLGSLINMIFPFLTQYLIDKGISNKDVDYIQLILFSQLSLYLGAIIIEIFRNWSLLIVGTKISIKIISEFLTKILELPLRFFDSKLIGDFQQRIQDNDRIEYFLTSQSIATFFSTITFSVFFIVLAYYNSNVLLIYISLTVLSILWSNYFLKKRKILDYHRFVENSNNQETIYEILNGVSEMKLNNFEDHKCNQWKEVQDRLFKINLKILKLDQIQTSGFNFINHVKNICVSFYTAVLVVQGDMSLGVLLSVSYIIGMMNSPVDQLVSFLKALQDAKLSLARLNEVQSELPEEKESYSKLELSKSNLNSGIKLSNVSFQYEGPRSPFVLENIDMYIPDGKITAIVGASGSGKTTLMKMLLRFYNSIGGHISFNGQNILNISPKDLRKNCGVVMQDGFIFSDTIKRNIATSDEEIDYDRLKNAVKVANIEEYIESLPLKYDTKIGAAGSGLSGGQKQRILIARAVYKNPHYVFFDEATSALDAENEKIIHDNLFGFFKGKTVVIIAHRLSTVKHADQIVVLKKGKISEVGSHAQLVDRKGDYFSLVKNQLELGS, from the coding sequence ATGAAGCTTATTAGACAATATGATAAAATGGATTGTGGACCTTCATGTTTAGGTATGATTGCTAATGCTTATGGTAAAGATATTTCTTTAAATTCTTTAAGAGAAAAATGTCATATAACAAAAGAAGGAGTTTCTTTATTAGGAATTGATGAAGCAGCAAAAGAAATGGGTTTCGATACTTTCTCGGCTAGTCTAAACCTAGAAGAACTTAAAAAGATTGAATACCATAATTATCCTTGTATTCTACATTGGAACAACAATCACTTTGTAGTGTTAAGAGGATTTGATAAAAAAAATATATTTAGCAGAAAAAAAAGGTGGCAAATTGCAGATCCAGGGCATGGTTTTATAGAGTTAAATGATGAGAAGTTTCAAAAATCATGGTTAGGAGAAAACGAAACAGGAATTGCTTTTTTTCTTAAACCTAAAGAGAAATTTTTCAATACTGAATTTAAGCAGCCTGAAAAAATATCTTTGAAGTTTTTTGTAAAATATTTTAAAGAACATAAGAAAAAATTAGGGATTGTATTTTTATTGATGTTATTGGGAAGTTTAATCAACATGATATTTCCATTTTTAACGCAGTACTTAATTGATAAAGGAATATCTAACAAAGATGTAGATTATATTCAACTTATTTTATTTTCTCAGTTGAGTTTATATCTAGGAGCTATTATTATAGAAATATTTAGAAATTGGTCATTGCTGATTGTAGGAACCAAGATTAGTATAAAAATTATTTCAGAGTTTCTGACTAAGATATTAGAGTTGCCTTTACGTTTTTTTGATTCGAAGCTAATAGGAGACTTTCAACAAAGAATTCAAGATAATGATAGAATTGAATATTTTCTTACGTCTCAATCAATAGCAACATTTTTTTCAACCATTACATTTTCAGTGTTTTTTATTGTATTGGCTTATTATAATTCAAATGTATTATTAATCTATATTTCTTTAACAGTATTGTCTATTTTATGGTCTAATTATTTTTTAAAGAAAAGGAAAATTTTAGATTATCATAGGTTTGTAGAAAACAGTAACAATCAAGAAACCATTTATGAAATTTTAAATGGAGTTTCAGAAATGAAGCTAAATAATTTTGAAGATCATAAGTGTAATCAATGGAAAGAAGTTCAAGATAGATTATTTAAGATAAACCTGAAAATATTAAAATTAGATCAAATTCAAACGTCTGGATTTAATTTTATAAATCACGTAAAAAACATTTGTGTCTCTTTTTATACGGCAGTTTTAGTAGTTCAAGGGGACATGAGTTTAGGAGTTTTATTGAGTGTTTCTTACATTATAGGGATGATGAATTCTCCAGTAGATCAATTAGTCTCATTTTTAAAAGCATTACAAGATGCTAAATTGAGTTTGGCAAGATTAAATGAAGTACAAAGCGAATTACCTGAAGAAAAAGAATCATACTCAAAACTAGAATTATCTAAGTCAAATTTAAATTCCGGCATTAAATTAAGTAATGTTTCGTTTCAGTATGAAGGACCTCGTTCTCCATTCGTTTTGGAAAATATTGACATGTATATTCCAGATGGAAAAATTACAGCAATTGTAGGAGCAAGTGGAAGTGGAAAGACAACATTAATGAAAATGCTTTTAAGATTTTATAATTCAATTGGCGGTCATATTAGTTTTAATGGACAAAATATTTTAAATATTTCTCCTAAAGATTTAAGAAAAAACTGTGGAGTCGTGATGCAAGATGGTTTCATTTTTTCAGACACAATTAAAAGAAATATAGCTACGTCAGATGAAGAAATAGATTATGATCGATTAAAAAACGCTGTTAAAGTGGCAAATATTGAAGAATATATAGAATCATTACCACTAAAGTATGATACTAAAATTGGAGCAGCTGGTAGTGGTCTTTCAGGAGGACAAAAACAAAGAATATTAATAGCAAGAGCAGTTTATAAAAATCCTCATTATGTGTTTTTTGATGAAGCAACTTCAGCATTAGACGCTGAGAATGAAAAAATAATTCATGATAATTTATTTGGGTTCTTTAAGGGGAAAACAGTAGTTATTATAGCACACAGGTTAAGTACAGTAAAGCATGCAGACCAAATTGTTGTTCTGAAAAAAGGAAAGATTAGTGAAGTTGGAAGTCATGCTCAATTAGTTGATAGAAAAGGAGATTATTTTAGTTTAGTTAAAAACCAATTAGAATTGGGAAGTTAA